From bacterium, a single genomic window includes:
- a CDS encoding thiamine pyrophosphate-binding protein gives MAQLSGAQALALGLEKMGTTRVYGIIGTSILGFFEGLYDFRERIRYISCRHEQVAASMADAEGRLTGRPGVAVVHSGPGALNAMVSVGNAYKDCSPLIVITGAVKSRLKGTDGMLEADHLRIFAPFLKGGYRVQRAADVPEILSAAYRACLAGAWGPALIEVPEDVWKERAEVDEASYRFERPDVPPPDPSVLGAILEALQRAKRPLILAGCGVAYAGAAEGLRVIAERLRVPVITTGNGRGVLPEDHPLCLGRAGFGGGTPPADHAFQRADVILGIGCGISDMVTYEFTQETEADLYLINLDPAAEKRKFYVERNLLADAGRALETLNRIAVENGIGPLADWSAERREGDSQWRGMLAAAAGPREPLSPSYALSRLDPLLPRDAIVTGGAGMHVLYANNHLLARGPLQFLASVNFGAMGFGLPAAMGAKISLPGRVVVAVLGDGDFLMTVQDLETAVREKIGVKIVVINDNSYRVLEMKQKLQYQGRVLGTRHGNPDLLKLAEAFGIRARRLGASAGVDAVWQEMLATPDPFLVEIPTGADDLPPTNIEAVLKMGQQ, from the coding sequence ATGGCCCAACTCAGCGGCGCTCAGGCCCTAGCCCTCGGTTTGGAAAAGATGGGGACGACCCGCGTCTACGGCATCATCGGGACCTCCATCCTGGGATTCTTCGAGGGGCTCTACGATTTCCGGGAACGCATCCGCTACATCTCCTGCCGCCACGAGCAGGTGGCCGCCTCGATGGCGGATGCTGAGGGACGCCTCACCGGACGGCCCGGCGTCGCGGTCGTCCACTCGGGCCCCGGGGCCTTGAACGCGATGGTGAGCGTGGGCAACGCCTACAAGGACTGTTCGCCCCTGATCGTCATCACCGGGGCGGTCAAGTCGCGCCTCAAGGGCACCGACGGCATGTTGGAGGCGGACCATCTTCGCATTTTCGCCCCTTTTCTGAAGGGCGGGTATCGCGTGCAAAGGGCGGCCGATGTCCCCGAGATCCTGTCGGCCGCTTATCGCGCGTGTCTGGCGGGCGCTTGGGGCCCCGCTCTCATCGAAGTGCCGGAGGACGTCTGGAAGGAGAGGGCGGAGGTGGACGAAGCGTCCTATCGTTTTGAGAGGCCGGACGTCCCGCCACCGGACCCTTCCGTCCTTGGTGCGATCTTGGAGGCCCTGCAAAGGGCGAAGAGACCGTTGATCCTGGCCGGTTGCGGAGTCGCTTACGCGGGGGCGGCCGAAGGACTTCGGGTCATCGCGGAAAGACTCCGGGTCCCGGTGATCACGACCGGCAACGGCCGCGGCGTTCTTCCGGAAGACCATCCCTTGTGTCTGGGCCGCGCCGGGTTCGGAGGGGGGACCCCGCCGGCGGATCATGCCTTTCAGCGGGCCGACGTCATCCTGGGGATCGGCTGCGGGATCTCCGACATGGTGACCTACGAGTTCACGCAAGAGACCGAAGCCGATCTTTATCTCATCAACCTCGACCCCGCGGCCGAGAAGAGGAAGTTCTACGTCGAGAGAAATCTTCTGGCCGATGCCGGCCGCGCCCTCGAGACCTTGAACCGGATCGCCGTCGAAAATGGGATCGGTCCTCTCGCCGACTGGTCGGCCGAGAGGCGCGAGGGGGACTCCCAGTGGCGGGGGATGCTCGCCGCCGCGGCGGGGCCGCGGGAACCGCTTTCGCCGTCTTATGCGCTGAGCCGCCTGGACCCCCTCCTGCCCCGTGACGCGATCGTCACGGGCGGCGCGGGGATGCACGTCCTATACGCGAACAACCATCTCCTGGCGCGAGGGCCCCTTCAGTTTCTCGCCTCGGTCAACTTCGGCGCGATGGGATTCGGTCTGCCCGCGGCGATGGGCGCCAAGATCTCGCTCCCCGGCCGGGTCGTTGTGGCCGTTCTGGGGGACGGAGACTTTCTCATGACCGTCCAGGATTTGGAGACGGCCGTCCGCGAGAAGATCGGGGTCAAGATCGTCGTCATCAACGACAACTCCTACCGCGTCCTCGAGATGAAACAGAAGCTGCAGTACCAGGGGCGCGTCCTGGGGACGCGGCATGGAAACCCCGACCTCCTGAAGCTCGCCGAGGCCTTTGGGATTCGAGCCCGGCGCCTGGGGGCGTCCGCCGGGGTTGATGCGGTCTGGCAGGAGATGCTCGCGACACCCGATCCCTTCCTGGTGGAGATTCCCACGGGTGCCGACGATTTGCCTCCCACCAACATCGAGGCCGTGCTCAAGATGGGGCAGCAGTAG
- a CDS encoding response regulator, with product MKTILIIDDEPEILQQVRKRLESHHYRCSTAADPVAGIASARSEMPHLILLDLMLPGMSGLGVLRELKKDPRLKTIPIVILSAVGDEEIAREAMDLGAAGYLNKSCSPQELLAAVREYAS from the coding sequence ATGAAAACAATCCTCATCATCGATGACGAGCCGGAGATTTTGCAGCAGGTCAGGAAGAGGCTTGAGAGCCATCATTATCGGTGTTCAACCGCCGCCGATCCGGTGGCGGGTATCGCCAGCGCCCGCTCGGAAATGCCACACCTCATCCTTCTGGACCTCATGCTCCCGGGGATGAGCGGTCTGGGGGTCTTGCGGGAACTGAAGAAGGATCCTCGATTGAAGACAATCCCGATCGTCATCCTCTCGGCCGTTGGCGACGAGGAGATCGCCCGCGAAGCCATGGATCTGGGCGCCGCCGGTTACCTCAACAAATCCTGCTCGCCGCAGGAACTCCTGGCGGCCGTGCGGGAATACGCCTCTTAG
- a CDS encoding ATP-binding protein — MRRAARLQPSRLTWVVFAVGAVVTIAVVFSLTRILEETLLREASLQTLKHLYISRGALASFLVMALAILVLDAQHRRSEAALAKLSRAVENSPVSIIITNRKGDVEYVNPRFSQMTGYSGAEMLGQNPRLLKSGRTPPEIYKQLWDAITAGKDWQGEVINRRKDGQVYDELLRISPIRNSKGEITHYVGVMEDVTEKKKIDRLKDELVGTISHEIRTPLAIIRLSIENLKDELAGSLKEEHLETLEGVLRNCIRLAKISGEMLDFSRLESGQPAIGPERAILLPVLEETRKNYEKPARERGLRLDIQVPDGLPDLNADPSRLIQVFRNLFDNALRYARSRIGVTVTPFDGFLHLIVEDDGPGIAPEELDRLFYRYHRIRATQSRGETGGAGLGLAICREIVERHGGRIWAESAVGQGMKIHFTLPVWKDRG; from the coding sequence GTGAGACGAGCTGCCAGGTTGCAGCCAAGCCGGTTGACGTGGGTCGTCTTCGCCGTCGGCGCCGTCGTTACGATCGCGGTTGTCTTTTCTCTGACGCGGATCCTGGAAGAGACCCTCTTACGCGAGGCCTCGCTTCAAACCCTCAAGCACCTCTACATCAGCCGCGGGGCCCTCGCCTCTTTTCTCGTGATGGCCCTGGCCATCCTCGTTCTGGACGCCCAACACCGGAGATCCGAAGCGGCTCTTGCCAAGCTATCGCGGGCGGTGGAGAACTCGCCGGTTTCGATCATCATCACGAACCGGAAGGGGGACGTCGAATACGTGAACCCGCGGTTCTCCCAAATGACCGGCTATTCCGGCGCGGAGATGCTGGGTCAGAATCCCCGCCTCTTGAAATCGGGCCGCACGCCCCCCGAGATCTATAAGCAGCTCTGGGACGCCATCACCGCCGGCAAGGACTGGCAAGGCGAAGTCATCAATCGCAGGAAGGATGGCCAGGTCTATGACGAACTTCTCCGCATCTCTCCCATCCGCAACAGCAAGGGCGAAATCACGCACTACGTGGGGGTCATGGAGGACGTCACGGAGAAGAAAAAGATCGACCGTCTGAAGGACGAGCTGGTGGGAACCATCTCGCACGAGATCCGGACCCCGCTGGCGATTATCCGTCTGTCCATCGAAAACCTGAAGGACGAGCTCGCAGGGTCCCTCAAAGAGGAGCATCTCGAAACCCTGGAGGGGGTTCTCAGGAATTGCATCCGGCTGGCGAAGATTTCCGGGGAGATGCTGGATTTCTCCCGCCTCGAATCGGGGCAGCCGGCCATAGGACCGGAACGGGCCATCCTCCTTCCGGTCCTCGAGGAAACCCGCAAAAACTACGAGAAACCGGCCCGCGAACGGGGCCTTCGTCTCGACATTCAGGTGCCGGACGGGCTTCCCGATCTCAACGCCGATCCCAGCCGCTTGATCCAGGTCTTCCGGAACCTTTTCGACAACGCCCTCCGGTATGCCCGCAGCCGCATCGGCGTCACCGTCACCCCGTTCGACGGCTTCCTTCATCTCATCGTCGAGGATGACGGCCCCGGCATCGCCCCCGAGGAACTGGATCGCCTCTTTTACCGGTATCACCGCATCCGGGCCACGCAGAGCCGGGGAGAGACGGGGGGTGCCGGGCTCGGCCTGGCGATCTGCCGCGAGATCGTGGAACGCCATGGCGGTCGGATCTGGGCGGAAAGCGCCGTGGGCCAAGGCATGAAAATTCACTTCACCCTCCCAGTCTGGAAGGATAGGGGCTAA
- a CDS encoding hemerythrin domain-containing protein → MTHPPISRFYEEDHDRLDRLFQEFQRLKQNDFLKAREIFAQFYAGLERHILWEEEILFPVFEEKSGMHQVGPTAVMRIEHTQIRGLLEVIHQRLLENSPDTDKEEALLLNYLGMHNMKEEKILYPAIDRLITDAERDRIFRDMKKHGG, encoded by the coding sequence ATGACGCACCCGCCCATCAGCCGCTTTTACGAGGAGGACCACGACCGGCTGGACCGGCTCTTCCAGGAATTCCAGCGCCTCAAACAAAACGACTTCCTCAAGGCGCGCGAGATCTTCGCTCAATTCTATGCGGGCCTGGAGCGCCATATCCTCTGGGAAGAGGAGATCCTGTTCCCCGTCTTCGAGGAGAAGAGCGGGATGCATCAGGTGGGCCCCACCGCCGTCATGCGGATTGAACATACGCAAATCCGTGGACTCTTGGAGGTCATCCATCAACGGCTTTTGGAAAATTCCCCGGACACGGACAAGGAAGAAGCCCTCCTCCTCAACTATCTGGGCATGCACAACATGAAGGAGGAGAAGATCCTCTACCCCGCCATCGACCGGCTCATCACCGATGCGGAACGAGACCGCATCTTCCGGGACATGAAAAAACACGGCGGTTGA
- a CDS encoding hemerythrin domain-containing protein has product MIELPSLQSDPLRRKAEKGLAEDLPSPMEPPEAFAPSNVKAVPYEKMAAPLRQLIDDHEEFLKVLTAFDSALVALKANRWRFTPEIGAALKRFFECHDGDMARHTEREEKALFPLLRERFLASGEHSPGPNPVTPVEMMEADHTRVTQAAALAFNLLGLAPRMKDPSDRDLLFEHAFGLGQEIVETMKLHIYKENTTLLPLAQALLSREDMSRIQARMSAI; this is encoded by the coding sequence ATGATCGAACTCCCGTCTCTCCAAAGCGACCCCCTCCGCCGGAAGGCCGAAAAGGGCCTCGCAGAAGACCTGCCGTCGCCCATGGAACCTCCGGAGGCCTTCGCCCCGTCCAACGTGAAGGCCGTTCCTTACGAGAAGATGGCCGCACCCTTGAGGCAACTGATCGACGACCATGAGGAGTTCCTCAAGGTGCTCACCGCCTTCGACAGCGCCCTCGTGGCGCTTAAGGCCAATCGCTGGCGGTTCACGCCGGAGATCGGCGCCGCCCTGAAGCGGTTCTTCGAGTGCCACGACGGGGACATGGCGCGGCACACGGAAAGGGAGGAAAAGGCCCTCTTCCCCCTCCTCCGCGAGAGATTCCTCGCCTCCGGTGAGCATAGCCCGGGACCCAATCCCGTCACGCCGGTGGAGATGATGGAGGCCGATCACACGCGGGTCACGCAGGCGGCGGCCCTGGCCTTCAATCTCCTGGGCCTCGCGCCGCGCATGAAAGACCCCTCGGACCGCGACCTCCTCTTTGAGCATGCCTTCGGTCTCGGCCAGGAGATCGTCGAGACGATGAAACTCCATATCTACAAGGAGAATACGACCCTCCTTCCGCTCGCCCAGGCCCTCTTGTCCCGTGAGGACATGTCCCGCATCCAGGCCCGGATGTCCGCGATTTGA
- a CDS encoding enoyl-CoA hydratase-related protein, translating to MNRPYTDILFEQKEGVATITLNRPHKRNAFRQRTLEELAKAFLQVGRDGSVGVVVLTGEGDNFCAGGDIGEMLGLTPQTGAVFVQHLSALAQAITDCPKPVVAKIDGYCIGGGNELQLFCDLAVASGRARFGQVGPKVGSAPLWGGSLLLPRLLGLRRAKEMMFLCEPITAARALEIGLVNRVVPASQLHDATDTLCRDLLRRSPQSLTLLKRSLHRGLAEEIRKDLSILEGIYGTPELKEGMAAFLEKREPNFKRIDRA from the coding sequence GTGAATCGCCCCTACACGGACATTCTCTTCGAACAAAAAGAAGGCGTCGCCACCATCACCCTCAACCGCCCTCACAAGAGAAACGCCTTCCGCCAAAGGACGCTCGAGGAACTCGCGAAAGCCTTCCTGCAGGTGGGGCGGGACGGCTCCGTGGGCGTGGTCGTCCTGACGGGAGAAGGAGATAACTTTTGCGCGGGCGGCGACATCGGGGAAATGCTGGGATTGACCCCCCAGACGGGCGCCGTGTTCGTCCAGCACCTGTCCGCGTTGGCGCAGGCCATCACCGACTGCCCCAAACCCGTCGTCGCAAAGATCGACGGATACTGCATCGGAGGCGGCAACGAACTCCAGCTCTTCTGCGATCTGGCCGTCGCCAGCGGCCGCGCGCGCTTCGGCCAGGTCGGACCCAAGGTCGGAAGCGCCCCGCTTTGGGGCGGGTCCCTCCTGCTGCCCCGCCTGCTGGGCCTGCGACGAGCCAAGGAAATGATGTTCCTCTGCGAACCGATCACGGCGGCACGGGCCCTCGAAATCGGGCTCGTCAACCGCGTCGTCCCCGCGTCGCAACTTCACGACGCCACGGACACCCTCTGCCGTGACCTCCTCCGGCGAAGCCCCCAGTCGCTCACGCTTCTGAAGCGCTCCCTTCATCGCGGGTTGGCCGAAGAAATCCGCAAGGATCTCAGCATCTTGGAGGGGATTTACGGGACACCGGAACTCAAAGAAGGCATGGCCGCCTTCTTGGAGAAGAGGGAACCGAATTTCAAGAGAATTGACCGGGCATAA
- a CDS encoding cytochrome c, whose product MNRTFAIAAVLTLAAAVSACERNPKRPGFEFLPDMAHSLPYDAYAPNPLTRDGMTLQAPPEGSIPRGFEPFHYGATPEEAARAGRELANPVPATPENLARGKALFTRFCLVCHGAEGKGDGPLIPKFPNPPSFTSKAVREYPEGRLYHVISRGAGLMMASYASQIAPEDRWKIVQYVRTLQNPVTQPETKPAETQPETKPAETQP is encoded by the coding sequence ATGAATAGGACTTTCGCCATCGCCGCCGTGTTGACGCTCGCCGCGGCGGTTTCCGCCTGCGAGAGGAACCCCAAGAGGCCGGGATTCGAGTTCCTGCCCGACATGGCTCACTCCCTCCCCTACGACGCCTACGCGCCCAATCCGTTGACGCGCGACGGAATGACGCTCCAAGCCCCGCCCGAGGGATCGATCCCCCGCGGTTTCGAGCCCTTCCACTATGGGGCGACACCCGAAGAAGCGGCGCGCGCGGGCCGCGAGCTCGCGAACCCCGTGCCGGCCACGCCGGAAAATCTCGCGCGCGGAAAGGCCCTCTTCACCCGCTTCTGCCTCGTTTGCCACGGAGCGGAGGGGAAGGGAGACGGGCCGCTCATCCCCAAATTTCCCAATCCGCCTTCGTTCACCTCGAAGGCCGTCCGCGAATATCCGGAGGGGCGGCTTTACCACGTTATTTCCCGCGGGGCGGGGTTGATGATGGCCTCCTACGCCTCGCAGATCGCCCCGGAAGACCGTTGGAAGATCGTCCAGTACGTGCGGACGCTGCAGAACCCGGTCACGCAACCCGAGACCAAACCGGCCGAGACCCAACCGGAGACAAAACCAGCCGAGACGCAGCCATGA
- a CDS encoding DUF3341 domain-containing protein has protein sequence MVKEYLFGIFTDETKLLRSVRRLRGEGLTVQDVLTPYAVHGLDDAMGLRRSRLALVTFFAGLFGLILAMGFQFWTSAFDWPLNVGGKPANSTLAFLPVTFEITVLIGGLSTVLAFFLRTRLRPGAKALLLEQGITNDRFVVVLEKGHPHFEEEKARRILMETGTDAITERSIVYE, from the coding sequence ATGGTTAAGGAGTACCTCTTCGGCATCTTCACCGACGAGACGAAGCTCCTGAGGTCCGTGCGACGGCTGCGCGGCGAGGGGCTTACGGTCCAGGACGTCCTCACGCCCTACGCGGTGCACGGCCTGGACGACGCCATGGGTCTTCGGCGCTCAAGGCTCGCCCTGGTGACCTTCTTCGCCGGCCTTTTCGGGCTGATTCTCGCGATGGGCTTTCAGTTCTGGACCTCCGCCTTCGACTGGCCCTTGAACGTCGGCGGCAAGCCGGCCAACTCGACGCTCGCCTTCCTGCCCGTCACCTTCGAGATCACGGTCCTCATCGGCGGCCTTTCCACGGTGCTGGCCTTTTTTCTCCGGACGCGCCTGAGGCCGGGCGCCAAGGCCCTTCTCCTGGAGCAGGGCATCACGAACGACCGATTCGTGGTCGTCCTGGAGAAGGGACACCCTCATTTCGAGGAAGAGAAGGCGCGGAGGATCTTGATGGAGACGGGGACGGACGCCATTACGGAGAGATCGATCGTTTATGAATAG
- the nrfD gene encoding NrfD/PsrC family molybdoenzyme membrane anchor subunit: MIRKRRQPLVGAPTSMIQVTEDVSRWMDHRPGPSWFMAFVVAVAALGLGLAAVAYQIKVGIGTWGLNKTVGWAFDITNFVFWVGIGHAGTPISAILLLFRQKWRTSVNRSAEAMTIFAVMCAAIFPLIHMGRPWLAFWVFPYPNTRGSLWVNFRSPLLWDVFAIGTYFTISLVFWYIGMIPDIATLRDRTKSRIKKFFYEVLSVGWDGSNRTWSRYETLCLILAGLATPLVVSVHSIVSMDFATSIIPGWHTTIFPPYFVVGAVFSGFAMVTTLLIITRRVMNLQNYITVGHLEAMAKIMLLTGSIVGFAYATELFTSWYSANPYEQFAFSNRIFGPYGWTYAIMVFCNVIVPQLLWSRTIRTTPALLFPLTLLINVGMWFERFVIIMTSLHRDFLPSSWAMYTPTFIEIATFIGTFGLFFTCFLLFVRLLPAIAMWEVKAVVAHEHRSPEGGGHG, encoded by the coding sequence ATGATCCGCAAGAGAAGACAACCTTTGGTCGGCGCCCCGACCTCGATGATCCAGGTCACGGAGGACGTCTCCCGCTGGATGGACCACCGTCCCGGACCCTCCTGGTTCATGGCCTTCGTCGTCGCCGTCGCCGCCCTCGGCCTGGGCTTGGCCGCCGTTGCCTATCAGATCAAGGTCGGTATCGGGACCTGGGGCCTCAACAAGACGGTCGGCTGGGCCTTCGACATCACGAACTTCGTCTTCTGGGTCGGCATCGGCCACGCGGGCACCCCCATCTCCGCCATCCTTCTCCTGTTCCGGCAGAAGTGGAGAACCTCCGTCAACCGCTCCGCCGAGGCGATGACGATCTTCGCCGTCATGTGCGCGGCGATCTTCCCGCTCATCCACATGGGCCGCCCGTGGCTCGCCTTCTGGGTCTTCCCCTATCCGAACACGCGCGGATCCCTGTGGGTGAACTTCCGGAGCCCTCTCCTGTGGGACGTCTTCGCCATCGGCACGTACTTCACCATCTCGCTCGTCTTTTGGTACATCGGCATGATCCCGGACATCGCGACGCTGCGCGACCGCACCAAGAGCCGCATCAAGAAGTTTTTCTACGAAGTCCTTTCGGTCGGCTGGGACGGTTCGAACCGGACGTGGAGCCGTTACGAGACCCTCTGTCTGATCCTGGCGGGACTGGCCACGCCCCTCGTCGTCTCCGTGCATTCGATCGTCAGCATGGATTTCGCGACGTCCATCATTCCCGGATGGCACACGACGATCTTCCCGCCGTACTTCGTCGTCGGCGCGGTCTTTTCGGGATTCGCCATGGTCACGACGCTCCTCATCATCACACGGCGCGTGATGAACCTGCAGAACTACATCACCGTCGGCCACCTGGAGGCCATGGCGAAAATCATGCTTCTCACGGGCTCCATCGTCGGATTCGCCTACGCCACCGAGCTTTTCACGTCTTGGTACAGCGCCAACCCCTACGAACAATTCGCCTTCTCCAACCGCATCTTCGGGCCTTACGGATGGACGTATGCGATCATGGTGTTCTGCAACGTCATCGTCCCGCAGCTCCTCTGGTCCAGGACCATCCGGACGACGCCGGCCCTGCTCTTTCCGCTGACCCTCCTGATCAACGTGGGCATGTGGTTCGAGCGTTTCGTCATCATCATGACCTCGCTCCACCGGGATTTCCTCCCGTCGTCCTGGGCGATGTACACGCCGACCTTCATCGAGATCGCCACCTTCATCGGAACCTTCGGCCTTTTCTTCACCTGCTTCCTTCTGTTCGTGAGGCTGCTGCCCGCCATCGCCATGTGGGAGGTGAAGGCCGTGGTCGCCCACGAGCACCGCAGTCCCGAGGGAGGCGGCCATGGTTAA